The following proteins are co-located in the Gloeocapsa sp. PCC 7428 genome:
- the gltB gene encoding glutamate synthase large subunit, with translation MTTNQNVDRSSDSTYAGPRWLVEERDACGVGFIAHCENQASHEIVTKALTALACLEHRGGCSADQDSGDGAGLMTAIPWALLSQWLQQQGKQLPPSENCAVGMLFLPQEEAIANLVRQTIERVLAQENLTVLGWRVVPVKPQLLGIQARENQPQIEQVIVASADKTGDALERQLYITRKKIGKALAETGEIKDAENFYVCSFSSRTIVYKGMVRSAVLGEFYTDLKNSAYQSAFAVYHRRFSTNTMPKWPLAQPMRLLGHNGEINTLLGNINWMMAREADLTHPVWEDHFEVLKPIVYVDNSDSATLDNVLELLVRSGRSPLEALMIMVPEAYLNQPDLDNYPEIIDFYEYYSGIQEPWDGPALLVFSDGKKVGATLDRNGLRPARYSITRDGYIVVASEAGVVDLPEAEIIEKGRLGPGQMIAVDLESHEVLKNWEIKQRIAQAQPYGKWLKEYRVELGNTDTLKLETQAASGGEEDTTQNLSSTPLPQTLNPKTALLRNQIAFGYTTEDVEMVIQPMASEGKEPTFCMGDDIPLAVLSERPHLLYDYFKQRFAQVTNPPIDPLRESLVMSLKMELGERGNLLEAKPEYAKRLKLDSPVLQAGNLAAIKESGFACATLSTLFEIATGPQGLAIAVRKLCEQAAAAVKDGNTILILSDRTHKLSEESSYIPPLLAVGAVHHHLIREGLRMKASLVVDTAQCWSTHHFACLIGYGASAVCPYLALETVQSWWSDPKTQQFMERGKIAAITLDQALNNYRKAVEAGILKILSKMGISLLTSYQGAQIFEAIGIAQDLLQLGFRGTTSRLGGLSICELAQEVLSFHQRAFPELTVKKLENFGFVQYRPGGEYHMNSPELAKALHKAIADQKNYDHYEVYRQLLEHRPVTALRDLLDFNSDRAPIAKEEVESITEIVKRFCTGGMSLGALSREAHETLAIAMNRIGGKSNSGEGGEDPIRYHVLDDVDAQGHSPLLPHLKGLKNGDTASSAIKQVASGRFGVTPEYLMNAKQIEIKIAQGAKPGEGGQLPGKKVSPYIAMLRRSKPGVTLISPPPHHDIYSIEDLAQLIFDLHQINPQAQVSVKLVAEVGIGTVAAGVAKANADIIQISGHDGGTGASPLSSIKHAGGPWELGLTEVHRVLMDNKLRDRVILRVDGGFKSGWDVLMGALMGAEEFGFGSIAMIAEGCIMARICHTNNCPVGVASQKEELRQRFPGMAEHVVNFFYFIAEEVRGLLAKLGYRSLTEIVGRADLLKVREGVRLTKTQTLNLDCITQLPDTREDRAWLNHETVHSNGPVIDDELLADADIQAAIRNQSSVTKDLVIVNTDRTVGARLAGAIAAQYGNTGFEGQINLNFKGSVGQSFGAFNLPGIILTLEGEANDYVGKGMHGGEIIIKPPAAATYAPEDNVIVGNTCLYGATGGTLFANGIAGERFAVRNSKGTAVIEGAGDHCCEYMTGGAIVVLGKVGRNVGAGMTGGLAYFLDEEGNFPALVNPEIVKLQRVSSPAGEKQLKELISAHVERTNSPKAKRILENWSEYLPQFWQVVPPSEAESPEAAVQKELSSVQ, from the coding sequence ATGACGACGAATCAAAACGTAGATCGTTCTTCAGATAGTACTTATGCGGGACCGCGCTGGTTGGTAGAAGAAAGAGACGCCTGCGGCGTGGGGTTTATTGCGCACTGTGAAAATCAAGCAAGTCATGAAATTGTGACAAAAGCATTAACAGCACTTGCGTGTTTAGAACACCGAGGCGGCTGTAGTGCTGACCAAGATTCGGGAGATGGTGCAGGGTTAATGACTGCGATTCCTTGGGCGTTGCTGAGTCAGTGGTTACAACAGCAAGGAAAACAGCTACCGCCATCCGAAAATTGTGCAGTGGGGATGCTCTTTTTACCTCAAGAAGAGGCGATCGCAAATCTTGTTCGTCAGACAATCGAACGCGTATTAGCGCAAGAGAACCTGACAGTATTAGGTTGGCGCGTTGTCCCTGTCAAACCTCAGTTATTAGGAATTCAAGCAAGAGAAAATCAACCGCAAATTGAACAAGTCATCGTTGCTAGCGCCGACAAAACAGGTGATGCGCTTGAACGTCAACTGTATATCACGCGGAAAAAGATTGGTAAAGCGCTAGCAGAAACGGGTGAGATTAAAGACGCTGAAAACTTTTATGTTTGCTCGTTTTCGAGTCGCACGATTGTTTATAAAGGCATGGTGCGATCGGCGGTACTAGGCGAATTTTATACTGATTTAAAAAATTCAGCCTATCAAAGTGCTTTTGCCGTTTACCATCGTCGTTTCAGTACAAACACGATGCCAAAATGGCCGTTGGCGCAACCGATGCGGCTATTAGGACACAATGGGGAGATTAACACATTACTCGGCAACATTAACTGGATGATGGCACGCGAAGCCGACTTGACGCATCCAGTTTGGGAAGACCACTTTGAGGTACTCAAGCCGATTGTTTATGTTGATAATAGCGACTCGGCAACGTTAGATAATGTCCTGGAATTATTAGTGCGATCGGGTCGGAGTCCGCTAGAGGCATTAATGATTATGGTGCCAGAGGCATACTTAAATCAGCCTGATTTGGACAACTACCCAGAAATTATTGATTTTTATGAATACTACAGCGGTATTCAAGAACCCTGGGATGGACCGGCGCTCCTTGTATTTAGCGATGGAAAGAAAGTCGGTGCAACGCTCGATCGCAATGGCTTGCGACCAGCACGCTACAGTATTACCAGAGATGGCTACATTGTTGTTGCTTCCGAAGCAGGGGTTGTGGACTTACCCGAAGCTGAGATTATCGAAAAAGGCAGACTCGGACCAGGGCAAATGATCGCTGTCGATTTGGAAAGTCATGAAGTTTTGAAAAATTGGGAGATCAAGCAGCGGATTGCGCAAGCACAGCCTTACGGAAAGTGGCTTAAAGAATACCGCGTTGAACTTGGTAATACCGATACGTTAAAGCTGGAGACACAAGCAGCAAGTGGCGGCGAGGAAGATACAACGCAAAATCTCTCCTCGACTCCTTTACCACAAACACTTAATCCGAAAACGGCGTTACTGCGGAATCAAATTGCCTTTGGTTACACCACCGAAGACGTGGAAATGGTAATTCAACCGATGGCAAGCGAAGGAAAAGAACCGACGTTTTGTATGGGAGATGATATTCCCTTAGCGGTACTATCCGAACGCCCGCACTTGCTGTACGACTATTTCAAGCAACGGTTCGCCCAGGTGACAAATCCACCGATCGATCCTCTGCGCGAAAGCTTGGTGATGTCGTTGAAGATGGAACTCGGCGAACGCGGAAACTTGCTAGAGGCAAAACCAGAATACGCAAAACGTTTGAAGCTGGATTCTCCAGTGTTGCAGGCGGGAAATTTAGCTGCAATTAAAGAATCAGGCTTTGCGTGTGCTACGTTGTCTACGCTGTTTGAAATTGCAACAGGTCCTCAAGGCTTAGCAATCGCGGTGAGGAAGTTGTGCGAACAGGCAGCAGCAGCAGTAAAAGACGGCAACACAATTCTGATTTTAAGCGATCGCACGCACAAACTTTCAGAAGAATCAAGCTATATTCCGCCGTTACTCGCCGTTGGTGCTGTTCACCATCACCTGATTCGAGAAGGGCTGCGGATGAAAGCCTCGTTGGTGGTTGATACCGCGCAGTGCTGGAGTACGCATCATTTTGCGTGTTTGATTGGTTATGGTGCTAGCGCTGTGTGTCCGTATCTTGCCTTAGAAACGGTGCAAAGTTGGTGGTCTGACCCGAAAACACAGCAGTTTATGGAACGCGGAAAAATTGCCGCGATTACGCTCGATCAAGCGCTGAATAACTATCGCAAAGCGGTAGAAGCGGGAATTCTCAAGATTCTCTCGAAGATGGGAATTTCCTTACTGACAAGCTACCAAGGAGCGCAAATTTTTGAAGCGATCGGCATTGCGCAAGACTTGTTACAACTTGGGTTCCGTGGAACAACTTCGCGCTTGGGCGGTTTGAGTATTTGCGAACTAGCACAGGAAGTTTTGTCGTTCCATCAGCGGGCTTTCCCCGAATTAACCGTCAAGAAATTAGAAAACTTTGGGTTTGTTCAGTATCGCCCTGGCGGTGAGTATCACATGAATAGCCCAGAACTGGCAAAAGCGCTGCATAAAGCGATCGCGGATCAAAAAAATTACGACCACTACGAAGTTTATCGCCAATTACTAGAACACCGCCCAGTCACCGCGCTGCGCGATTTACTCGACTTTAATTCAGACCGCGCGCCTATTGCTAAAGAGGAAGTCGAATCGATTACCGAAATTGTCAAGCGTTTTTGTACTGGTGGAATGTCCTTAGGGGCACTATCGCGCGAAGCGCATGAAACGCTGGCGATCGCAATGAACCGCATTGGTGGTAAATCAAATTCAGGAGAAGGTGGAGAAGATCCGATTCGCTATCACGTCCTCGATGATGTCGATGCGCAAGGACATTCGCCGTTGCTACCGCATTTGAAAGGCTTGAAAAATGGCGATACCGCATCGTCAGCAATTAAGCAAGTCGCTTCAGGACGCTTTGGCGTGACACCTGAGTACTTGATGAACGCCAAGCAAATTGAAATTAAGATTGCGCAGGGTGCTAAACCAGGTGAAGGTGGGCAACTACCAGGGAAGAAAGTTAGCCCTTATATTGCCATGCTGCGGCGTTCTAAGCCTGGGGTGACGCTCATTTCGCCACCGCCTCATCATGATATTTACTCGATCGAAGACTTGGCACAGTTAATTTTTGACTTGCATCAAATTAACCCTCAAGCCCAAGTATCAGTCAAGTTAGTTGCTGAGGTGGGTATCGGTACTGTTGCTGCGGGTGTTGCTAAGGCAAATGCAGATATTATTCAAATTTCGGGACACGATGGCGGAACAGGTGCATCGCCACTATCTTCAATTAAGCACGCGGGTGGACCTTGGGAACTTGGACTCACCGAAGTACATCGCGTGTTGATGGATAATAAATTACGCGATCGCGTGATTCTACGTGTCGATGGTGGCTTCAAGAGCGGCTGGGATGTTCTTATGGGTGCGTTGATGGGTGCGGAAGAGTTCGGCTTCGGGTCAATTGCGATGATTGCCGAAGGTTGCATCATGGCGCGCATTTGTCACACAAATAACTGCCCCGTTGGAGTTGCTAGCCAAAAAGAAGAACTGCGACAGCGCTTCCCTGGTATGGCAGAACACGTCGTCAACTTCTTCTATTTTATTGCGGAAGAAGTACGCGGACTCTTAGCAAAACTCGGTTATCGCTCACTGACTGAAATTGTCGGACGTGCTGATTTACTCAAAGTGCGCGAAGGTGTAAGACTGACAAAAACACAAACGCTCAATCTCGACTGTATTACGCAGTTACCAGACACGCGAGAAGATCGCGCATGGCTAAATCATGAAACGGTTCACAGTAATGGTCCTGTGATCGACGACGAATTACTTGCTGATGCAGATATTCAAGCCGCGATTCGCAATCAATCTAGTGTTACTAAAGATTTAGTCATTGTCAATACAGATCGAACAGTAGGCGCGAGACTGGCGGGAGCGATCGCGGCTCAATACGGTAATACTGGCTTTGAAGGACAAATCAATCTCAACTTCAAAGGTAGTGTCGGACAAAGCTTTGGTGCGTTTAACTTGCCTGGCATAATCTTAACGCTCGAAGGCGAAGCAAACGATTACGTCGGCAAAGGAATGCACGGTGGAGAGATTATTATCAAGCCGCCAGCAGCCGCAACGTATGCTCCTGAGGACAACGTGATTGTGGGTAATACCTGTTTGTACGGTGCTACAGGCGGTACGCTGTTTGCGAACGGTATTGCTGGCGAGCGCTTTGCGGTACGTAACTCTAAAGGAACCGCCGTGATTGAGGGGGCAGGCGATCACTGCTGCGAATATATGACGGGTGGTGCGATCGTTGTTTTAGGTAAGGTTGGTAGAAACGTGGGCGCTGGGATGACTGGAGGTTTAGCATACTTCCTCGATGAAGAGGGTAACTTCCCCGCATTAGTCAACCCTGAAATTGTCAAACTGCAACGGGTGAGTAGCCCAGCAGGTGAAAAACAATTGAAAGAGTTGATCTCAGCCCACGTAGAACGCACAAATTCACCGAAGGCGAAACGAATTCTGGAAAACTGGTCAGAGTACTTACCGCAGTTTTGGCAAGTTGTACCACCATCGGAAGCAGAGAGTCCAGAGGCTGCTGTACAGAAAGAGTTGAGTTCTGTGCAGTAG
- a CDS encoding glycosyltransferase family 2 protein: MSILKDVTPLILTFNEAANLHRTLQRLTWAKQIIVIDSYSSDTTLDILRSYPQVQIFQRTFDTHTNQWNYALQQVQTEWVLSLDADYVLTEDIIAEIATLAQDSLADSYFVKFKYCIFGKPLQGTLLPPREVLFKKEKAIYIDDGHTQLLQVKGKSAMLSSYIYHDDRKPLTRWLWAQDRYMIIEAKKLLETPSQELSFGDRIRKQKILAPFAILFYCLIINRGILDGWAGWYYAFQRTLAEILLSIRLIEAEINQQQNLETKSLDVNVATSLLTK, encoded by the coding sequence CTCCACCGTACGCTTCAGCGTCTTACTTGGGCAAAACAAATAATAGTTATTGACAGTTATAGTTCCGATACAACTCTAGATATTCTGCGCTCCTACCCTCAAGTTCAAATATTTCAGAGAACATTTGATACTCATACAAATCAGTGGAACTATGCCTTACAGCAGGTACAAACTGAATGGGTATTATCACTAGATGCAGACTATGTTCTTACAGAAGACATAATTGCTGAAATTGCTACTCTCGCACAAGACTCCTTAGCAGATAGCTATTTTGTCAAATTTAAGTATTGCATTTTTGGCAAACCTTTACAAGGTACATTACTTCCACCACGTGAAGTTCTTTTTAAAAAAGAGAAAGCCATTTATATTGATGACGGGCATACACAGTTACTACAGGTAAAAGGTAAGTCCGCTATGCTTTCATCATATATTTATCATGACGATCGCAAACCTTTAACGCGATGGCTATGGGCACAAGATCGCTACATGATTATTGAAGCAAAAAAACTCCTAGAAACTCCCAGTCAAGAACTCAGCTTTGGCGATCGCATCCGCAAACAAAAAATCTTAGCTCCTTTCGCCATTTTATTTTACTGCTTAATCATCAACAGAGGTATTCTAGACGGATGGGCTGGTTGGTACTATGCCTTCCAACGTACTTTAGCTGAAATTCTGCTCTCAATTCGCTTAATAGAAGCTGAGATAAATCAACAGCAAAACTTAGAGACAAAATCTCTTGATGTAAATGTGGCTACTAGCTTGCTAACAAAGTAA
- a CDS encoding DUF4351 domain-containing protein: MAKMQIKPQERSIVKLECLRLLATLRLDPARMQLISGFIDSYLRLNIQEEQLFQTQLSTLGIVQQEEVMKIVTSWMEQGRQEGKQEGRQEEAQSLILRLLNRRIGAFDAQLQAQIQQLSLSQLENLDEALLDFSDTSDLITWLEQHLSSN, from the coding sequence ATGGCAAAAATGCAAATCAAACCTCAAGAGCGATCAATAGTAAAATTAGAATGCTTGCGCCTGCTAGCCACCTTACGTCTAGATCCAGCCAGAATGCAACTGATATCTGGCTTTATTGATAGCTACTTACGCCTCAACATCCAAGAAGAACAGCTATTTCAAACACAACTGAGTACACTAGGAATAGTTCAACAGGAGGAAGTGATGAAAATTGTCACCAGTTGGATGGAACAAGGTAGACAAGAAGGTAAACAGGAAGGAAGACAAGAAGAAGCCCAATCTTTAATCCTACGCCTACTCAACCGCCGAATTGGTGCATTCGATGCACAATTACAAGCACAAATCCAGCAACTGTCACTTTCGCAGTTAGAAAACTTAGATGAGGCTTTATTAGACTTTAGTGATACCTCTGATTTAATCACTTGGTTAGAGCAGCACTTAAGCAGTAACTGA
- a CDS encoding YdcF family protein: MSDQLSMKFPPQHKYRFVTLAIASLLIILLGIIPLRVAIAHYQVPQPQAILTLGGGADRETFTAQFAQLYPQLDIWVSSGIPTKQACKIFQQEGISPARIHIDRRAVDTVTNFTSLVDEFQQRHIRHVYLITSDFHMSRATAIATIIFGSQGIIFTPVSIPSNHPPESQLRILRDSTRAVLWLFTRRTGASFHSR, encoded by the coding sequence ATGAGCGATCAGCTATCGATGAAGTTTCCTCCGCAGCATAAATACCGCTTTGTCACTTTGGCGATCGCCTCCTTGCTCATCATTCTATTAGGGATCATTCCGCTCAGAGTTGCGATCGCGCACTACCAAGTACCTCAACCTCAAGCTATCCTCACCCTCGGTGGCGGTGCAGATCGCGAAACATTCACCGCCCAATTTGCTCAACTGTATCCACAACTCGACATTTGGGTATCTTCTGGTATTCCCACTAAACAAGCGTGCAAAATCTTTCAACAAGAAGGAATTTCCCCCGCACGCATCCACATCGATCGTCGCGCTGTCGATACCGTAACCAACTTCACCTCACTCGTTGACGAATTCCAACAACGCCACATACGACACGTTTATCTCATCACCTCCGACTTTCATATGTCCCGCGCCACAGCGATCGCTACGATTATTTTTGGAAGTCAAGGTATCATCTTCACTCCAGTCTCAATTCCCTCCAACCATCCCCCTGAATCACAATTGCGCATTCTTCGCGACAGCACCCGTGCTGTGTTATGGCTTTTCACACGGCGTACTGGCGCTAGTTTTCATTCACGCTAG
- a CDS encoding polysaccharide biosynthesis tyrosine autokinase — protein sequence MEEQIKNQLLFERNGNGKHPQPLLPIINTPLPIPDPTDEWDLRQLLALIRRRALVLGSVAIALSASVGFWTFTRQPKYEGGFQLLVEPVTAESQLEGLTQIPGVSTQMQKEGLDYDTQIQVLRSPELMAPIIKEIATRYPDVNYTSLLADLSINRFQETKILDIRYQDSDPQKIQYILQQLTAGFLKYSLQERQTNLRQGIQFVDEQMPQLQERVNTLQKQLQQFRQEYNFIDPEVKAEQLSQQVSTIKLQRLETQKTLAETRALYAALQGKAGAQLAETVILNPNLQDQSEASQALNASSVYQNLVTQLREIDSQIAAESTRFQEDSPILLTLRQKRENLLPVLRQEAQRVLSNTLVEVSNQISGLEVRAAKIAQAEDNLNQQIQQLPTLARQYTDLQRELKVATESLNRFLEKRESLQIETAQKEIPWQTIAAPQLTQEEPISPNIKRNLILGTIAGLLAGMGAALLAERLDNVFHSPDDLKEITKLPLLGTIPFRKSIPPATPAAEIEVVKKSEGIQLLLDSFSNTQGESYFPFLEAFRSLHTNINFLGSDTPIHSLVISSASHADGKSTIAAHLAQAAAAMGQRVLLVDADLRLPQVHNKLNLPNEAGLSNVITTSLPVDDAIQRSPLWENLYVLTSGPIPPDPVKLLSSKKMQQIMAQLRQSFDLVIYDTPPMLGLADSSLLAPYTAGIVLVVRMGKTDRSLLAQALDRLKMSPATILGTVCNGVKNYDFAPYNYYYYKPQVQNT from the coding sequence ATGGAAGAGCAGATAAAAAATCAACTACTTTTTGAAAGAAATGGCAATGGGAAACATCCCCAACCCTTGCTACCTATTATTAATACTCCTTTGCCAATTCCTGATCCAACAGATGAGTGGGATCTCCGTCAGCTTCTAGCATTAATTCGTCGCCGCGCACTCGTTTTAGGTAGTGTGGCGATCGCACTATCAGCAAGCGTTGGTTTCTGGACTTTCACACGCCAACCCAAGTACGAAGGCGGATTTCAACTTCTCGTCGAACCCGTAACAGCCGAAAGTCAACTTGAAGGATTAACACAAATTCCTGGCGTTAGTACCCAAATGCAAAAAGAAGGCTTGGATTACGATACGCAAATTCAAGTCTTACGCAGCCCTGAACTAATGGCTCCAATTATCAAAGAAATTGCCACACGCTATCCTGATGTTAACTACACTTCTTTGCTTGCCGATTTAAGTATTAATCGCTTTCAAGAAACTAAAATTCTAGACATTCGTTATCAAGATTCTGATCCACAAAAAATTCAGTATATCTTGCAGCAACTTACTGCCGGATTTCTTAAATATAGCTTGCAAGAACGGCAAACAAATTTGCGCCAAGGAATACAGTTTGTCGATGAGCAAATGCCACAGTTACAAGAGCGAGTTAATACGTTACAAAAACAACTACAACAATTTCGTCAAGAATATAATTTTATCGATCCAGAAGTCAAAGCCGAACAATTATCTCAGCAAGTGAGTACGATTAAACTACAGCGGCTTGAAACACAAAAAACCTTAGCAGAAACTCGTGCTTTGTATGCAGCATTACAAGGCAAAGCAGGTGCTCAACTTGCCGAAACTGTTATTCTAAATCCTAACTTACAAGACCAATCTGAAGCATCGCAAGCTTTAAATGCATCTTCTGTATATCAAAACCTCGTGACGCAATTGCGTGAGATAGATAGCCAAATTGCCGCTGAATCTACTCGCTTTCAAGAAGATAGTCCCATTTTACTTACCCTACGCCAAAAGCGTGAAAATTTATTACCAGTACTGCGCCAAGAAGCTCAACGAGTTTTAAGCAACACATTAGTTGAGGTATCTAATCAAATTTCCGGTTTAGAAGTTCGTGCAGCCAAAATTGCCCAAGCTGAAGATAATCTTAATCAACAAATTCAACAATTACCTACTTTGGCGCGGCAATATACAGACTTACAACGCGAATTAAAAGTCGCCACCGAAAGTTTGAACCGCTTTTTAGAAAAACGCGAATCACTGCAAATTGAAACAGCGCAAAAGGAGATTCCTTGGCAAACGATCGCAGCACCTCAACTGACTCAAGAAGAACCAATCTCACCTAATATCAAACGCAATCTCATTTTAGGTACTATCGCCGGTCTTTTAGCGGGAATGGGGGCGGCGTTGTTAGCAGAAAGACTAGATAATGTCTTTCATTCTCCTGACGATCTCAAAGAAATTACAAAACTGCCACTTCTTGGCACAATTCCTTTCCGTAAATCTATACCACCAGCAACACCAGCAGCTGAGATTGAAGTTGTCAAAAAATCAGAAGGTATTCAACTGCTACTTGATAGTTTCAGCAACACTCAAGGTGAGAGCTATTTCCCCTTCTTAGAAGCGTTTCGCTCGTTACACACAAATATCAACTTCTTAGGTTCTGATACTCCAATTCATTCGCTCGTTATTAGTTCCGCATCGCACGCCGATGGAAAATCGACTATCGCTGCGCATCTCGCACAAGCGGCGGCTGCTATGGGACAGCGCGTTTTACTCGTTGACGCTGATTTGCGGCTACCGCAGGTACATAACAAACTCAATTTACCCAATGAAGCAGGATTAAGTAATGTCATTACAACCAGCTTGCCTGTAGATGATGCCATTCAGCGATCGCCACTGTGGGAAAATCTCTATGTCCTTACTTCGGGTCCCATTCCTCCCGATCCTGTCAAGCTGCTTTCTTCTAAAAAGATGCAGCAAATTATGGCACAACTGCGACAAAGCTTTGACCTAGTTATCTACGATACGCCGCCTATGTTAGGACTTGCGGATAGTAGCCTACTTGCTCCCTACACCGCAGGCATTGTCTTAGTCGTCCGCATGGGTAAAACGGATCGTTCGCTCCTTGCTCAAGCTCTAGACCGCTTAAAAATGTCGCCTGCAACCATCCTGGGTACAGTATGCAATGGTGTGAAAAACTACGATTTCGCACCATACAATTACTACTACTACAAGCCTCAAGTGCAAAATACATAA
- a CDS encoding putative colanic acid biosynthesis acetyltransferase, translating into MRLDQYTLGNYTPGAPLWKQLLWYFLGEPLFRAHWLPVSTFKVLLLRLFGAKIGQQVRIKPGVRVKFPWRLTLGDYTWIGENAWLDNVAPITIENHVCISQDVYLCTGNHDWRDPHFKLIPAAIYIAEGSWIAARAVVGPGVTIGKGAVLALGSVTGRSLEPMTIYAGNPAQPIKQRVISGTLVIHPHDLPKIH; encoded by the coding sequence ATGCGTCTCGATCAATACACTCTCGGCAACTATACTCCTGGCGCTCCGCTATGGAAACAACTTCTGTGGTATTTTCTTGGAGAACCATTATTCCGCGCTCATTGGCTACCAGTTTCAACATTCAAAGTACTCTTGCTACGCCTTTTTGGTGCCAAAATAGGTCAACAAGTCCGCATCAAACCAGGAGTACGAGTCAAGTTTCCTTGGCGATTGACTCTAGGTGATTATACTTGGATTGGTGAAAATGCCTGGCTTGATAATGTCGCTCCCATCACCATAGAGAACCATGTTTGTATATCACAAGATGTCTATCTGTGTACAGGCAATCATGACTGGCGCGATCCTCATTTTAAACTGATCCCCGCTGCAATTTACATCGCCGAAGGTAGCTGGATTGCTGCTCGTGCTGTTGTCGGACCTGGAGTTACTATCGGTAAAGGCGCGGTATTAGCCCTCGGTAGTGTCACAGGGCGATCGCTCGAACCAATGACAATCTATGCGGGAAACCCTGCGCAACCAATTAAACAGCGAGTCATATCAGGTACTCTGGTCATTCATCCTCATGATTTACCGAAAATACATTGA
- a CDS encoding glycosyltransferase family 4 protein: MLEQYAPGLNLENFKILQPSNEKTSELQPTFNLSIFTQFYPPDYAATGQLIEELATQLGRLGIHVQVFTGQPGYAFRKDSAPAKERLNRVSVQRSRTSRLCPARIRGKAINGLLFFLRCVLHVFKNSGKKDILLLTSAPPFLPIVGYIAKLFFGTPYICLLYDLYPDVAVELNLVSSKNWLVKAWDWINKQVWKKADGLIVLSSTMKERVQTKCPEVSDKISIIHNWANPNWIVPIAKQKNWFALKYDLVKKFTVLYSGNMGRCHEMDTILEAAFQLQNEPIQFVFIGGGAKRQICIEQVKKLGLTNCQFLPYQDKQDLPYSLTACDLSLVSISSGMEGIVAPSKLYGILAAGRPVAAICESNSYLRSLLSEANCGAAFSNGDADGLVMFIRRLANERYLAEQMGDAGRRYLQSNFTPEIIAKQYSKVLSTAVELQKSKAEAKSKLC, translated from the coding sequence ATGTTAGAACAATATGCACCAGGCTTGAATCTAGAAAATTTTAAAATACTACAGCCTAGTAATGAAAAAACATCCGAACTGCAACCAACGTTTAACTTATCTATTTTTACGCAGTTCTATCCTCCTGATTATGCAGCAACAGGGCAACTTATTGAAGAGTTAGCAACTCAATTAGGTCGCCTCGGTATTCATGTACAAGTTTTTACAGGGCAGCCAGGGTATGCTTTTCGTAAAGATTCTGCCCCAGCCAAAGAAAGATTAAATCGAGTTTCAGTCCAGCGATCGCGCACATCTCGCCTTTGCCCTGCAAGAATTCGCGGCAAAGCAATTAATGGATTATTGTTTTTTCTACGCTGCGTACTTCATGTATTTAAAAATTCAGGTAAGAAAGATATTTTACTATTAACCAGCGCACCACCTTTCTTACCAATTGTTGGCTATATTGCTAAGCTATTTTTTGGCACTCCCTACATCTGTTTACTGTATGATTTGTATCCTGATGTAGCAGTAGAACTTAATCTAGTCTCCTCTAAAAATTGGCTAGTTAAAGCTTGGGATTGGATCAATAAACAAGTTTGGAAAAAGGCAGATGGCTTAATTGTACTGAGTTCTACAATGAAGGAACGAGTACAAACAAAATGTCCCGAAGTAAGTGACAAAATTTCAATTATTCACAACTGGGCTAACCCTAATTGGATAGTTCCCATAGCAAAACAGAAAAATTGGTTTGCACTCAAGTACGATTTAGTCAAGAAATTCACAGTTTTGTACTCAGGTAATATGGGACGCTGCCATGAAATGGATACTATATTAGAAGCAGCTTTCCAACTACAAAATGAGCCAATTCAATTTGTTTTTATTGGCGGTGGCGCTAAGCGACAAATTTGCATTGAACAAGTGAAAAAGTTAGGTTTAACGAATTGCCAATTTTTACCTTATCAAGACAAACAAGATCTTCCTTATTCTCTAACAGCGTGCGATTTATCATTAGTGAGTATTAGCTCAGGAATGGAAGGAATTGTTGCTCCTAGCAAGTTATATGGTATTTTAGCTGCTGGACGTCCCGTTGCTGCAATTTGCGAATCTAACTCTTATTTGCGATCGCTACTATCCGAAGCAAATTGTGGTGCAGCTTTTAGTAACGGTGATGCAGACGGTTTGGTAATGTTTATCCGGCGTCTCGCAAACGAGCGCTACTTAGCAGAACAAATGGGTGATGCAGGTAGGCGCTATCTTCAATCCAATTTTACACCAGAGATTATTGCTAAACAGTACTCAAAAGTCTTGAGTACAGCAGTTGAACTCCAAAAAAGTAAAGCAGAAGCTAAAAGCAAATTATGTTAG